In Bordetella holmesii ATCC 51541, the following proteins share a genomic window:
- a CDS encoding hydrolyase, tartrate alpha subunit/fumarate, Fe-S type domain protein: MTVIIKEEDLIQSIADGIQFISYYHPLDYIRHLARAYEREESPAARDAMAQILTNSRMCAEGKRPLCQDTGIVNVFLKIGMDVRFETKRSLQELCDEGVRRGYTNPDNPLRASVLDDPLFARKNTRDNTPCILHVDLVPGATVDVQVASKGGGSENKTKFVMLNPSDSLVDWVLKTVPTMGAGWCPPGMLGIGVGGTAEKAMLMAKQSLMEDIDMYELLARGPQNKLEELRIELYEKVNALGIGAQGLGGLTTVLDVKINTFPTHAASKPVAMIPNCAATRHAHFVLDGSGPARLDPPALSEWPDVHWAPDYNKSKQVNLDTLTREEVASWQPGQTLLLSGKMLTGRDAAHKRIQDMLARGETLPVDFTNRVIYYVGPVDPVGDEVVGPAGPTTATRMDKFTDMMLAQTGLISMIGKSERGQVAIEAIKKHQSAYLMAVGGAAYLVSKAIRQARVLAFEDLGMEAIYEFDVKDMPVTVAVDAQGVSVHTTGPKEWQAKIGKIPVAVA, from the coding sequence ATGACAGTCATCATCAAAGAAGAAGACCTGATCCAGTCCATCGCCGACGGGATCCAGTTCATCAGCTATTACCATCCCCTGGACTACATCCGCCATCTGGCGCGCGCCTATGAGCGCGAGGAAAGCCCGGCCGCGCGCGACGCGATGGCCCAGATCCTGACGAATTCGCGCATGTGCGCCGAAGGTAAACGTCCCCTGTGCCAGGACACCGGCATCGTCAATGTGTTTCTGAAGATCGGCATGGATGTGCGCTTCGAGACCAAGCGCAGCCTGCAGGAACTCTGTGACGAGGGGGTGCGGCGCGGCTACACCAATCCGGACAATCCGCTGCGCGCCTCGGTGCTGGATGATCCGCTTTTCGCACGCAAGAACACGCGCGACAACACGCCCTGTATTCTGCACGTCGACCTGGTGCCTGGCGCCACGGTCGACGTGCAAGTGGCTTCCAAGGGTGGTGGTTCCGAGAACAAAACCAAATTTGTCATGCTCAACCCCAGCGACTCGCTGGTGGACTGGGTGCTCAAGACCGTGCCGACCATGGGTGCGGGCTGGTGCCCGCCGGGCATGTTGGGCATCGGCGTGGGCGGCACGGCCGAAAAAGCCATGCTCATGGCCAAGCAGTCACTGATGGAAGACATCGATATGTACGAGCTGCTGGCCCGTGGCCCGCAGAACAAACTCGAGGAACTGCGCATCGAGCTGTATGAAAAGGTCAATGCCCTGGGCATTGGCGCGCAGGGCCTTGGCGGCCTGACGACCGTGCTGGACGTCAAGATCAATACCTTCCCCACGCATGCGGCCTCCAAGCCCGTGGCCATGATCCCCAACTGCGCGGCCACGCGCCATGCGCACTTCGTGTTGGACGGCTCGGGCCCGGCACGGTTGGATCCGCCAGCCTTGAGCGAATGGCCCGATGTGCACTGGGCGCCGGACTACAACAAGTCCAAACAGGTCAATCTGGATACGCTCACCCGTGAAGAGGTGGCAAGCTGGCAACCCGGCCAGACGCTGCTCCTGTCGGGCAAGATGCTGACCGGACGCGATGCTGCGCACAAGCGTATCCAGGACATGCTCGCGCGCGGCGAGACGTTGCCGGTGGATTTCACCAACCGTGTCATCTACTACGTGGGGCCGGTCGATCCGGTCGGCGACGAAGTGGTGGGTCCGGCCGGCCCCACCACCGCCACGCGCATGGACAAATTCACTGACATGATGTTGGCGCAGACTGGCCTGATTTCGATGATCGGCAAGTCCGAGCGCGGTCAGGTCGCCATCGAAGCGATCAAAAAGCATCAGTCGGCCTACCTGATGGCCGTGGGCGGCGCGGCCTATCTCGTGTCCAAGGCGATTCGCCAGGCCCGCGTGCTGGCCTTCGAAGACCTGGGCATGGAGGCCATCTATGAGTTCGATGTCAAGGACATGCCTGTGACCGTCGCCGTGGATGCGCAGGGGGTGTCGGTGCACACCACGGGCCCCAAGGAATGGCAGGCCAAGATCGGCAAGATTCCGGTCGCCGTGGCCTGA
- the echA1 gene encoding enoyl-CoA hydratase EchA1: MSELVKVDVADGIQVITVNRPDAKNAINLETAQAMAEALDQLDARDDIRIGILTGAGGTFSSGMDLKAFAQSGQRPLIPGRGFAGLNERPPKKPLIAAVEGYALAGGCEMALACDLIVAASNSKFGLPEVKRGLVAGSGGMIRLPRRLPYHVAMEIVLTGDMLGAERAHQLGLVNRLTEAGQALEGALALARVIVENGPLAVQTAKSIVQQSLDWEQEGMFDRQRPLIAHIFTSADAKEGATAFAEKRKPVWQGK, encoded by the coding sequence ATGTCAGAGTTGGTCAAGGTCGACGTCGCCGACGGTATCCAGGTCATCACGGTCAATCGTCCCGATGCCAAGAACGCCATCAATCTCGAGACTGCCCAGGCCATGGCCGAGGCCCTCGATCAGCTCGATGCCCGTGACGACATCCGCATCGGTATTCTGACCGGCGCGGGCGGCACGTTCTCCTCGGGTATGGACCTCAAGGCGTTTGCCCAGAGCGGCCAGCGCCCGCTGATTCCGGGTCGCGGCTTTGCCGGTCTGAACGAGCGCCCACCCAAGAAGCCGCTGATCGCGGCGGTCGAAGGTTATGCGCTGGCCGGTGGCTGCGAAATGGCGTTGGCCTGCGATCTGATCGTGGCGGCCAGTAATTCCAAGTTCGGGCTGCCCGAGGTCAAGCGTGGCCTGGTCGCCGGTTCGGGCGGCATGATCCGCCTGCCGCGCCGTCTGCCTTACCACGTGGCCATGGAAATCGTACTGACGGGTGACATGCTCGGTGCCGAGCGGGCCCATCAACTGGGTCTGGTCAACCGCTTGACCGAAGCGGGCCAGGCCCTCGAGGGTGCACTGGCGCTGGCGCGCGTCATTGTCGAGAACGGCCCGTTGGCCGTGCAGACGGCCAAGAGCATCGTGCAGCAGTCGCTGGACTGGGAACAGGAAGGCATGTTCGATCGCCAGCGTCCGTTGATCGCGCATATTTTCACGTCCGCCGACGCCAAGGAAGGCGCCACCGCGTTTGCCGAGAAGCGCAAGCCCGTCTGGCAAGGCAAATAA
- a CDS encoding tripartite tricarboxylate transporter receptor family protein, with product MATPDGRRTLERRRPGPGLGANGGHQAGGRRPPGGTTDTVARSIAQTMAKDLQRTVLVENRPGAGGNIAADYVAKSRADGTTLLVTFTGFSINASLYRKLPFDPVKDFTPISMLAQVPSVLVARKDFPANDIPELLKQVKADPGKYTMALGAVGSSLHLAGERMKMLADLDILNVPYKGTSPALADLLGGQVDMMFASSLSAQPHIKSGSLKALGVTSPQQLPQYPGVKPIGDTVKGFESNAWFALLGPADLPPQTLQSVNAAASKAVAAPEFRKLLENESATAVSSSPEELGAFVRQDIDRYAEIVKFTGATVD from the coding sequence TTGGCAACGCCTGACGGCCGGCGCACTCTTGAGCGCCGCCGCCCTGGCCCCGGCCTGGGCGCAAACGGAGGCCATCAAGCTGGTGGTCGGCGCCCCCCGGGCGGCACCACCGACACCGTCGCGCGCAGCATTGCCCAGACGATGGCCAAAGATTTGCAGCGCACGGTCCTGGTGGAAAACCGCCCCGGCGCCGGCGGCAATATCGCGGCTGACTACGTCGCCAAAAGCCGCGCCGATGGCACCACACTGTTGGTGACCTTTACGGGCTTTTCGATCAACGCCTCGCTCTACCGCAAGTTGCCCTTCGATCCGGTCAAGGATTTCACGCCCATCAGCATGCTGGCTCAAGTGCCCAGCGTCCTGGTCGCCCGCAAGGATTTCCCGGCCAACGACATTCCGGAGTTGCTCAAACAGGTCAAAGCCGATCCGGGCAAATACACCATGGCTCTTGGCGCGGTCGGTTCGTCGTTGCACCTGGCCGGCGAACGCATGAAAATGCTGGCCGACCTGGACATTCTCAACGTTCCCTACAAAGGCACCTCACCCGCACTGGCCGACCTGCTGGGCGGACAGGTCGATATGATGTTTGCCAGCTCGCTCAGCGCGCAGCCGCATATCAAGAGCGGATCGCTCAAAGCGCTGGGCGTCACCAGCCCGCAGCAACTGCCGCAGTACCCCGGCGTCAAACCCATCGGCGACACCGTCAAGGGATTCGAATCGAATGCCTGGTTCGCTCTGCTGGGCCCGGCCGATCTGCCGCCGCAGACGCTGCAGTCGGTCAATGCCGCCGCCAGCAAAGCCGTCGCCGCGCCGGAATTCCGCAAACTGCTGGAAAATGAATCGGCTACCGCCGTCAGCAGCAGCCCGGAAGAATTAGGCGCCTTCGTGCGCCAGGACATCGACCGCTATGCGGAGATCGTCAAGTTCACCGGTGCGACGGTCGACTGA
- a CDS encoding deoR-like helix-turn-helix domain protein → MADSPLPLYHKVYLLIRQRLLAGGFAPQTALPGENALAAEYGVSRLTIRRSLEALEADGLIERHQGRGTFAALQSAASSTQHSSDMDSLMVHLARMGMQTQVTLLALDTIAASSLIAAHLEQAPGTAVQRAIRVRSHENQPFSYLTTYVPQTIGQAITHADLVSKPLLAIFRDLGIQVARAEQTISAVLAEPDAAAALNVPVGSALLSLQRRVRAADGQPVEWLHALYRPDRYKYRMDMQAHNMPGQPTWLPAGTPST, encoded by the coding sequence GTGGCCGACAGCCCGCTACCGCTTTATCACAAGGTCTATCTGCTTATCAGGCAACGCCTGCTGGCGGGCGGCTTCGCCCCGCAGACGGCGCTGCCGGGGGAAAACGCCCTGGCAGCCGAGTACGGAGTGTCACGCCTGACGATACGCCGCTCGCTCGAAGCGCTCGAAGCGGATGGATTGATCGAGCGGCATCAGGGCCGGGGGACATTCGCAGCGCTGCAAAGCGCCGCGTCGTCCACCCAGCACAGCTCCGACATGGACTCGCTGATGGTCCACCTCGCTCGCATGGGCATGCAGACTCAAGTCACCTTGCTGGCGCTGGACACCATCGCCGCCTCGTCCCTGATCGCCGCCCACCTGGAGCAGGCACCCGGCACGGCGGTGCAACGCGCGATCCGCGTTCGCAGCCATGAGAACCAGCCCTTTTCGTATCTGACCACCTACGTGCCGCAAACCATTGGCCAGGCGATCACGCATGCCGATCTGGTAAGCAAGCCACTGCTGGCCATCTTCCGCGACCTGGGCATACAGGTCGCGCGGGCCGAGCAGACCATCTCGGCGGTCCTGGCCGAACCCGACGCGGCCGCCGCGCTGAACGTGCCGGTGGGTTCGGCACTGCTGAGCCTGCAACGGCGCGTGCGTGCCGCCGACGGCCAGCCGGTGGAGTGGCTGCACGCCCTGTACCGGCCGGACCGCTATAAATACCGCATGGATATGCAAGCCCATAACATGCCGGGGCAACCGACCTGGCTGCCGGCGGGCACTCCTTCCACCTGA
- a CDS encoding aconitase family protein yields the protein MTAQTLAQKLLAAAAGRDAALPGEIITCKVALAMFHDSSGPRRLQPMLQDLDTGLWDRNKVVLVMDHYVPEADDESRRIVRIARDWAQEQRLPHVYDSVGICHVVLPEHGHIRPGMFCVGGDSHSPTGGAFGPICSA from the coding sequence ATGACTGCCCAGACCCTGGCCCAGAAGCTGCTGGCCGCCGCCGCCGGACGCGACGCGGCCCTTCCCGGCGAAATCATCACCTGCAAGGTCGCTCTCGCCATGTTCCACGATTCCAGCGGCCCACGGCGCCTGCAGCCCATGTTGCAGGATCTGGACACCGGCCTGTGGGACCGCAACAAGGTGGTGCTGGTCATGGACCACTATGTGCCGGAAGCCGACGACGAATCGCGCCGCATCGTCCGCATCGCGCGCGACTGGGCGCAGGAGCAGCGCCTGCCGCACGTCTACGACTCGGTCGGCATCTGCCACGTCGTGCTGCCCGAACATGGCCATATCCGACCCGGAATGTTCTGCGTCGGCGGTGACTCGCACTCGCCGACCGGCGGCGCGTTCGGGCCTATATGTTCGGCGTAG
- a CDS encoding aconitase family protein — protein MLGVVSSGEIWMRVPETLMMCWHGRLAPGVMAKDMMLYLIGRYGMNGGRYQAVEFCGEAVGALSMRERMTLSNLSAEMGAQAGLIAPDAVTQAYLHDAGAALTDIAHWRSDTGAPAHWHEFDASTLAPQVAAPHSPANTAPVYDYPDTPVQVAYIGACTGAKLDDLRAAASVLRGRRVPPQVHLLVAPASQREQAASALVQLGLRAVIAPSYSGLYFRNAFNVGLLLLTCARAHEIAAGDSIELDLPGQCVRKVDGTVLPCEPVPDFLLDMVQAGGLLMQLKRRLADGSLPRHPMSAL, from the coding sequence ATGCTGGGCGTGGTCAGCAGCGGCGAGATCTGGATGCGCGTGCCCGAAACCCTGATGATGTGCTGGCACGGACGCCTCGCGCCCGGGGTGATGGCCAAGGACATGATGCTCTATCTGATCGGCCGCTACGGCATGAACGGCGGGCGCTATCAGGCCGTTGAATTCTGTGGCGAAGCCGTCGGCGCCCTCTCGATGCGCGAACGCATGACACTGTCCAACCTCTCGGCCGAGATGGGCGCGCAAGCCGGCCTGATCGCGCCGGACGCCGTCACGCAGGCCTATCTGCACGACGCCGGCGCCGCGCTGACCGACATCGCGCACTGGCGATCCGACACCGGCGCGCCGGCGCATTGGCATGAGTTCGACGCCAGCACATTGGCGCCTCAGGTCGCCGCGCCGCACAGCCCGGCCAACACCGCGCCGGTCTACGACTACCCCGATACGCCCGTCCAGGTCGCCTACATCGGCGCATGCACGGGCGCCAAACTGGATGATCTGCGCGCCGCAGCCAGTGTCCTGCGCGGCCGCCGTGTGCCCCCTCAGGTGCACCTGCTGGTGGCGCCCGCCAGCCAGCGCGAACAGGCCGCCTCCGCCTTGGTGCAACTCGGGCTGCGTGCGGTCATTGCCCCCAGTTACAGCGGCCTGTATTTTCGCAATGCTTTCAACGTCGGGTTGCTGCTGCTGACCTGCGCACGGGCCCACGAGATTGCGGCCGGCGACTCGATCGAACTGGACCTGCCCGGCCAATGCGTGCGCAAGGTCGACGGCACCGTTCTGCCCTGCGAACCCGTGCCCGACTTCCTGCTCGATATGGTGCAGGCCGGAGGCCTGCTGATGCAACTCAAACGCCGTCTGGCAGACGGCAGCCTGCCCCGCCATCCCATGAGTGCCCTATGA